A genomic segment from Pseudanabaena sp. BC1403 encodes:
- a CDS encoding glutathione S-transferase family protein, producing MIKLYGGARSRASIVKWYLEELQAPHEFQLLDMQVGQHLQPEFLAINPFGKVPAIADGDFLLWESGAILLYLADKYAEVKTLEERAIASQWVLFANATLGPGLFGEENREKETPRLLGGINKIVENQSYIAGDNFSVSDVAVAAILGYAILFIKISYADYPAIDAYMKRISDRPAYKKAILGIE from the coding sequence ATGATAAAGCTCTATGGTGGCGCAAGAAGTCGCGCCTCAATTGTCAAATGGTATCTAGAAGAATTGCAAGCTCCCCATGAGTTTCAATTGCTTGACATGCAAGTTGGACAACATTTACAGCCCGAATTCTTAGCAATTAATCCCTTTGGCAAAGTCCCTGCGATCGCAGATGGTGACTTTCTACTATGGGAGTCAGGAGCAATTTTGCTGTACCTTGCCGATAAATATGCAGAGGTAAAAACTTTAGAAGAAAGAGCGATCGCTTCTCAATGGGTCTTATTTGCAAATGCTACGCTTGGACCTGGATTGTTTGGCGAAGAGAACCGCGAAAAAGAAACGCCAAGATTGCTCGGCGGTATTAACAAGATTGTCGAAAATCAATCTTATATCGCAGGCGACAACTTCTCAGTCTCAGATGTGGCAGTTGCTGCGATTCTTGGTTATGCGATTTTGTTTATCAAAATATCCTACGCTGACTATCCTGCGATCGATGCTTACATGAAACGAATTAGCGATCGCCCTGCATACAAAAAAGCAATTTTAGGGATTGAATAA
- a CDS encoding DJ-1 family glyoxalase III → MRTVLVPLFEGFEEIEAITIIDVLRRAGVDVTTASLAAQTVIGAHAIAIIADKLLEQVDASQFDAIVLAGGAGTFRLREDSRITKILIAHAAANKLVAAICAAPSVLSAAGLLKDKRATSYPSVKDQMQVAEYLTIPVVVDGNVVTSRGAGTAMAFALKLAEILQGEAIANQLAIDMIV, encoded by the coding sequence ATGCGTACTGTACTTGTTCCCCTCTTTGAAGGCTTTGAAGAAATAGAAGCGATCACGATTATCGATGTGTTGCGGCGTGCTGGTGTTGATGTGACTACCGCCAGCTTAGCTGCTCAAACCGTGATCGGTGCTCATGCGATCGCCATTATTGCCGATAAGCTTCTTGAACAAGTCGATGCTAGTCAATTTGATGCGATCGTCCTTGCTGGAGGTGCAGGTACTTTTCGGCTCAGAGAAGATTCCAGAATTACCAAAATATTAATAGCCCATGCCGCAGCAAACAAGCTGGTCGCAGCTATCTGTGCAGCTCCTAGTGTTCTCTCTGCCGCAGGATTACTCAAGGATAAACGTGCAACATCCTATCCATCGGTTAAAGATCAAATGCAAGTCGCGGAATATTTGACAATTCCTGTGGTCGTTGATGGCAATGTGGTGACCAGTCGTGGCGCAGGAACAGCGATGGCATTTGCGCTCAAGTTAGCGGAAATTTTGCAAGGTGAAGCGATCGCCAATCAACTTGCTATAGACATGATTGTTTAA
- the eis gene encoding enhanced intracellular survival protein Eis: MKIRKINNNERLEILKGDLYAYSRWTNQDLPRSHLTAINPEEVLAAEIDGKIVAALQCFSFQQSVRGSLKTMGGIGGVWTYPEYRNQGCVKALMKSSFLEMRMQGICVSMLTPFKESFYGALGYAIANATNEINIPISSLVSYLKLPNSANLTCDRIPATEVKDILSNFLYENLRSQTLQPHSHGLAITNFTYDQWWHLHRQKLCVVIKRDRQPVAIAIYAIDSSGNLPMRDRQIEISSIFWTDLESRDRLLHFFASHRDQIHSLKMPVPLGANVHSWLSNAGRLDSSMTEPWMVRAIDIVGALHGLPIACEPFTFVLKDPCCNWNDGVFGISGDLHVDRSQLAVKRYGNGDMGNLAIDFRTTISGMSALIYGTQSIEELVHSQLITDITPETCDRLEKCFTPCLIYNPFKF; the protein is encoded by the coding sequence ATGAAAATTCGCAAAATCAATAATAATGAACGCCTTGAAATTCTCAAGGGGGATTTGTATGCCTATTCGCGTTGGACTAATCAAGATTTGCCCCGATCGCATTTGACAGCGATAAATCCTGAGGAGGTCTTAGCTGCAGAAATAGATGGCAAGATTGTGGCAGCGTTGCAATGTTTTAGTTTTCAGCAATCGGTGCGTGGCAGTCTTAAGACGATGGGGGGCATCGGTGGTGTCTGGACATATCCCGAATATCGTAATCAGGGCTGTGTGAAAGCCCTGATGAAAAGTTCATTTTTAGAAATGCGGATGCAAGGGATTTGCGTGAGTATGCTTACGCCATTTAAGGAAAGTTTTTATGGAGCCTTGGGCTATGCGATCGCCAATGCCACTAATGAGATCAATATTCCAATTTCTTCTTTAGTAAGTTATTTAAAATTACCAAATTCAGCTAATTTAACCTGCGATCGCATTCCTGCAACAGAAGTAAAGGATATTTTGTCTAATTTCCTTTACGAAAACCTGCGATCACAGACTCTTCAGCCCCACAGTCATGGACTAGCAATTACTAATTTTACCTACGATCAATGGTGGCATTTGCATCGCCAAAAGCTCTGTGTGGTGATCAAACGCGATCGCCAACCTGTCGCCATCGCAATCTATGCGATCGATAGCAGTGGCAATTTGCCGATGCGAGATCGCCAGATTGAAATTTCATCAATATTTTGGACAGATCTTGAGTCACGCGATCGCCTATTGCACTTCTTCGCCAGTCATCGCGATCAAATTCATAGTCTAAAAATGCCCGTCCCATTAGGAGCAAATGTCCATTCATGGCTCAGTAATGCAGGACGCTTAGATTCATCGATGACTGAGCCTTGGATGGTCAGAGCGATCGATATTGTCGGCGCTTTGCATGGCTTACCGATCGCCTGTGAGCCTTTTACCTTTGTCCTTAAGGATCCTTGTTGTAACTGGAATGATGGTGTATTTGGAATTAGTGGAGATCTCCATGTTGATCGCAGTCAGCTTGCGGTCAAACGCTATGGTAACGGCGATATGGGTAATCTAGCGATCGACTTTCGTACCACGATATCAGGTATGTCAGCTTTGATTTATGGTACTCAATCGATCGAGGAACTTGTTCATAGCCAATTGATTACCGACATCACTCCAGAAACATGCGATCGATTAGAAAAATGCTTTACACCATGTCTGATTTATAATCCTTTTAAGTTCTAA
- the psbF gene encoding cytochrome b559 subunit beta, with protein MASNNPNQPIQYPVFTFRWLAVHGLGVPTVFFIGAIAAMQFISR; from the coding sequence ATGGCAAGCAATAATCCTAATCAACCCATCCAATATCCCGTATTCACTTTCCGCTGGCTAGCAGTTCACGGTCTAGGAGTTCCTACCGTGTTCTTCATCGGCGCGATCGCAGCTATGCAATTCATCAGCCGCTAA
- a CDS encoding Rieske 2Fe-2S domain-containing protein, translating into MTANILLRENLYHNDSQAQSLPAGGLDPDRFDWKEVWYPVFYIEDLDKAKPSKFTLLERDLVIWWDRHTNAWKAFDDRCPHRLVPLSEGRIAEDGLLECPYHGWAFKGDGSCDRIPQQPEGGNAHTSKRACVAALPTAVRQGLLFIYAGNPENASQVKIPIIEPLETETEKWTLFGTFRDLPYDALTLLENVLDASHLPFTHHKSVGNRANAAPMVLEILESNKNGFNGTWEEGPRRGKLGKQDTTFIAPATMWHDLTSKQFGRTMTVVYATPTRKGECRLFARFPFQFSSAIPRFFISITPRWYSHIGQNGILEDDQIFLHYQERYLEQALTMPESNGNYAKAFYLATSADTYVSELRKWVNRYEADPFAGKQLALPLIKEALLDRYHSHTSKCASCSQALRNVRRIKTASKIVAAIAWTISPLISFFFAPANLLVILLSSIPMVIAIALWLICNNLEQKFIYGQEIPLRNL; encoded by the coding sequence ATGACTGCAAATATTTTACTGAGAGAAAATCTTTACCATAACGATTCCCAAGCTCAAAGTTTACCTGCGGGCGGACTAGATCCTGATCGCTTTGACTGGAAAGAGGTTTGGTATCCCGTCTTTTATATCGAAGACTTAGACAAAGCTAAACCGTCAAAATTCACCTTGTTAGAGAGAGATCTGGTGATTTGGTGGGATCGTCATACAAATGCATGGAAAGCCTTTGATGATCGCTGTCCCCATCGCCTCGTGCCTCTGTCGGAAGGTAGAATTGCTGAAGATGGCTTATTAGAATGTCCCTATCACGGCTGGGCTTTTAAAGGTGATGGAAGCTGCGATCGCATTCCCCAGCAACCCGAAGGAGGAAATGCTCATACTTCTAAGCGAGCTTGTGTAGCAGCATTACCGACTGCTGTGCGTCAAGGACTGTTGTTTATTTACGCGGGCAACCCAGAAAACGCATCTCAAGTCAAAATCCCAATTATCGAACCTCTAGAAACCGAGACGGAAAAATGGACACTTTTTGGGACATTTCGTGACTTGCCCTATGATGCACTTACTCTTTTAGAAAACGTTCTTGATGCGAGTCATCTTCCATTTACGCATCATAAGTCAGTTGGTAATCGTGCCAATGCGGCTCCAATGGTATTAGAGATTCTTGAAAGCAATAAAAATGGATTTAATGGTACATGGGAAGAGGGGCCTAGACGTGGGAAATTAGGGAAACAAGATACTACTTTTATCGCTCCTGCGACAATGTGGCATGATCTCACTTCCAAACAATTTGGTAGAACGATGACAGTGGTTTATGCCACTCCAACTCGCAAGGGGGAATGCCGTTTATTTGCCAGATTCCCTTTCCAATTCAGCTCTGCAATTCCGAGATTCTTCATTAGTATCACTCCGCGTTGGTATTCGCACATTGGCCAGAATGGAATTCTAGAAGACGATCAGATTTTTTTGCACTATCAAGAACGTTATCTAGAGCAAGCTCTTACTATGCCAGAGAGCAATGGGAATTATGCTAAAGCTTTTTATTTAGCAACTTCAGCTGATACCTATGTTTCTGAATTGCGCAAATGGGTTAACAGGTATGAAGCTGATCCTTTTGCTGGAAAACAGCTAGCACTCCCTTTAATTAAAGAGGCGCTCTTAGATCGTTATCATTCTCATACTTCTAAATGTGCGAGTTGCAGTCAAGCGTTGAGAAATGTGCGACGAATTAAAACCGCAAGTAAAATTGTCGCCGCGATCGCATGGACTATAAGCCCATTAATTAGCTTCTTTTTTGCCCCCGCAAATTTGCTAGTAATTTTGTTGAGTTCTATTCCTATGGTAATCGCGATCGCTCTATGGTTAATATGCAACAACCTAGAGCAGAAGTTTATCTACGGTCAAGAAATTCCATTACGTAATTTATAG
- a CDS encoding RNA pyrophosphohydrolase has protein sequence MTPEKSYRPNVGIIVFNRKGEVLVGERVGVPDSWQFPQGGIDEGEDPQAAALRELYEEVGINDAVLAYVHPEWLYYDFPSTLKLSGKWANYCGQRQRWFAFYWDHPASDCKLDIHDREFRVVQFMAIDKTLDSIVRFKREVYQQVVKIFTPVIRDYIGKLP, from the coding sequence ATGACACCAGAAAAATCTTATCGCCCAAATGTGGGGATTATTGTTTTTAACCGCAAAGGTGAAGTGCTAGTCGGTGAACGTGTCGGTGTGCCTGATTCATGGCAATTTCCGCAGGGCGGAATCGATGAGGGTGAAGATCCTCAAGCAGCAGCTTTGCGTGAACTATATGAAGAAGTAGGCATTAATGATGCCGTTTTAGCCTATGTACATCCTGAATGGTTGTATTACGATTTCCCGTCAACCTTAAAACTGTCGGGAAAATGGGCTAACTATTGTGGACAAAGACAGCGTTGGTTTGCTTTTTATTGGGATCATCCTGCGTCTGACTGTAAGTTAGATATCCACGATCGCGAGTTTCGGGTGGTGCAATTTATGGCGATCGATAAGACTCTTGATTCGATTGTTAGATTTAAAAGAGAAGTTTATCAACAGGTCGTTAAAATCTTTACACCCGTAATCCGCGATTACATTGGCAAATTGCCGTAG
- a CDS encoding photosystem II reaction center protein J, translating to MLQNGRIPLWLVATVAGTGVLVVVGLFFYGSYVGLGSAS from the coding sequence ATGCTTCAAAATGGACGTATTCCGCTTTGGCTAGTTGCCACGGTTGCTGGTACTGGCGTACTGGTTGTTGTCGGCCTATTCTTTTATGGTTCCTACGTTGGACTCGGATCTGCTAGCTAA
- a CDS encoding FAD-binding oxidoreductase has translation MQISLENLLEELSGIEAIANPAQVAKLSEDYFHFSPVLVPLLTGKVGDIVVRPKNESEVLRIAKVCVKYQIPLTLRGSGTGNYGQSTPLKGGIILETLRLQEIKWIKAGLARVETGVKLATLDKKAQEIGWESRMVPSTYRIATVGGFISGGSGGIGSVLYGQLRDRGNLRSVRVVTLEDEPRIIELRGDDVQKVNHAYGTNGIITELEVPLAPAYAWMECIVSFTDFMTAARFGQALGNSDGIIKKMISIHAAPIPSYFAALQSYIPTGAHCALVLVAESDREPFASLVQEFQGEICYEKSAQEASKGISLVEFTWNHTTLHARAVDPSLTYLQSLFLNDPKLELVQQMYEFFGDEVMMHLEFIKVNGVVIPAAIQVVRFTDSDRLNAIIQYHESQGVFIANPHTYILEDGGMKTIDYDQLNFKRMVDPYGLMNPEKMKAWQM, from the coding sequence ATGCAAATATCTTTAGAAAATCTATTAGAAGAACTATCTGGCATCGAAGCGATCGCAAATCCTGCTCAAGTAGCTAAACTCTCAGAGGATTATTTTCATTTTAGTCCAGTGCTTGTTCCGTTATTGACTGGCAAAGTTGGAGATATTGTAGTCCGTCCTAAAAATGAAAGTGAGGTATTGAGAATTGCTAAAGTCTGTGTAAAATATCAAATCCCTCTTACATTGCGCGGTAGTGGGACTGGGAACTATGGACAATCCACGCCACTCAAAGGCGGCATAATTTTAGAGACATTACGCCTACAAGAAATCAAATGGATTAAAGCGGGATTAGCTCGCGTAGAGACAGGCGTAAAACTAGCTACACTAGACAAAAAAGCTCAAGAAATTGGATGGGAATCACGTATGGTTCCATCTACCTATAGAATTGCTACAGTTGGTGGATTTATCTCTGGCGGAAGTGGTGGGATTGGCTCTGTTTTGTATGGGCAATTGCGCGATCGCGGTAACTTGAGATCTGTACGTGTAGTCACCCTCGAAGATGAGCCGCGCATCATTGAATTGCGAGGTGATGATGTCCAAAAGGTCAATCATGCTTATGGAACTAATGGCATTATTACCGAACTGGAAGTTCCCCTTGCGCCAGCCTATGCATGGATGGAATGTATTGTTAGCTTCACCGATTTCATGACCGCAGCTAGATTTGGGCAAGCCCTCGGCAATAGCGATGGCATCATCAAAAAGATGATTAGCATTCATGCTGCCCCGATTCCAAGCTATTTCGCGGCGTTGCAAAGCTATATTCCGACAGGTGCTCATTGTGCTCTAGTGCTAGTTGCTGAGAGCGATCGCGAGCCGTTTGCAAGCCTTGTTCAAGAATTTCAGGGCGAGATTTGTTATGAAAAAAGCGCTCAAGAAGCTAGCAAAGGTATCAGTCTAGTTGAGTTCACTTGGAATCACACGACCCTACATGCTCGTGCTGTCGATCCTTCCCTAACTTATCTCCAGAGCCTATTTTTGAATGATCCGAAACTAGAACTTGTGCAGCAGATGTATGAGTTTTTTGGCGATGAAGTGATGATGCATTTGGAGTTTATTAAGGTGAATGGAGTCGTAATTCCTGCGGCGATTCAAGTTGTGCGATTTACCGATAGCGATCGCCTAAATGCAATTATTCAATATCACGAATCACAGGGCGTATTTATCGCTAATCCTCACACCTATATTCTCGAAGATGGAGGTATGAAGACAATTGATTACGATCAACTAAACTTCAAGCGCATGGTCGATCCATACGGACTTATGAACCCCGAAAAAATGAAAGCATGGCAGATGTAG
- a CDS encoding DUF5684 domain-containing protein, which produces MKVSKYLRFTHLGMVWRRISLFLIALFAVIGLQHFVVEPSFSASSSLSNAIASSSIIAQNNDRLIAQDTPTDATNPSRVTYDSLTDEQKALADKILLFAGGFGLVIYVFTSFCMMKIADKLSIPNSWLAWIPIAQAWVMVRAAGKPGWWLILLFIPLVNIVIAFIILFAMPVNLGKSSLYGLLTFIPILGIFLYFGLLAFT; this is translated from the coding sequence GTGAAAGTATCCAAATATCTACGCTTTACACATCTGGGTATGGTGTGGCGTAGAATTTCTCTGTTTTTGATTGCTTTGTTTGCTGTGATTGGATTACAGCATTTTGTTGTTGAGCCTAGTTTTTCTGCTTCTAGTTCGTTGTCAAATGCGATCGCTTCATCTTCAATAATTGCCCAAAATAACGATCGGCTCATTGCTCAAGACACCCCCACCGACGCAACTAATCCCAGTAGAGTAACTTATGATTCACTAACTGATGAACAAAAAGCTCTTGCAGACAAAATCCTTCTTTTTGCAGGAGGTTTTGGTCTTGTCATCTATGTTTTCACCAGTTTCTGTATGATGAAAATTGCCGATAAGCTCAGTATTCCCAATAGTTGGCTGGCATGGATTCCGATCGCTCAAGCTTGGGTAATGGTTCGCGCCGCAGGAAAACCAGGATGGTGGCTAATCTTACTTTTTATTCCCCTCGTTAACATCGTCATTGCCTTTATCATCTTATTTGCTATGCCAGTTAATCTCGGCAAATCATCGCTTTATGGTTTGTTAACGTTTATACCGATCTTGGGCATATTTTTATACTTTGGACTGCTTGCTTTTACATAA
- a CDS encoding Fur family transcriptional regulator, translating into MKEKLTRSQERVLHLLQHHDRAVSAQDIHSELRSSENSVGLATVYRSLDTLKLQGLIKALTLPNGETVYSVTPADRHHLNCLNCGKSLPIDSCPIHDLGNQLAKKHTFQIYYHTLEFFGLCSECQQEPQS; encoded by the coding sequence ATGAAAGAAAAACTCACTCGCAGTCAAGAACGAGTGCTCCATCTCCTCCAACATCACGATCGCGCTGTATCAGCGCAAGATATTCACTCGGAGTTACGCAGTAGTGAAAACAGCGTGGGTCTAGCCACGGTCTATCGATCGCTAGATACTCTCAAGCTGCAAGGCTTAATCAAAGCTCTGACCTTACCCAATGGCGAAACCGTCTATAGCGTCACCCCTGCCGATAGACATCATCTTAATTGCCTCAATTGCGGTAAGTCTTTACCCATCGACTCTTGCCCCATCCATGATTTGGGTAATCAATTAGCTAAAAAACATACTTTTCAAATTTACTATCACACCCTTGAATTTTTTGGACTGTGTAGTGAATGTCAGCAGGAACCTCAAAGTTAG
- a CDS encoding photosystem II reaction center protein L, which translates to MAPKNPNSQPVELNRTSLFLGLLLIFVTVLLFSSYFFN; encoded by the coding sequence ATGGCTCCTAAAAATCCTAACAGCCAACCTGTAGAGTTGAACCGTACTTCTCTCTTTTTGGGACTACTGCTAATCTTCGTGACTGTTCTACTTTTTTCCAGCTATTTCTTCAACTAG
- the ilvB gene encoding biosynthetic-type acetolactate synthase large subunit: MSLEEATLRTTGAFALIDSVRRQGVKHIFGYPGGAILPVYDEIYKSEARGEIKHYLVRHEQGAVHAADGYARATGNVGVCVATSGPGATNLVTGIATAQMDSIPMVVITGQVPSYAIGTDAFQETDIWGITLPIVKHSYVIRRAEDIARIVTEAFHIAGTGRPGPVLIDIPKDIAQQSFEYNPDVKINLPGYQTKVKGYLHQIAAAIALIREAKRPLLYAGGGTVLADAHVELAELAKRFQLPVTTTLMGKGAYDENNYLSVGMLGMHGTAYANFAVQGCDLLIAVGARFDDRVTGRLDTFAPEAKVIHIDIDPAEVGKNRKPDVPIVGDVKEVLQAILEATSYEENIQTKDWFVQLDEWKEDYPLEVPAYDNVLSPQQVIYEFGKQAPNAYFTTDVGQHQMWAAQLIKTGPRKWISSAGLGTMGYGMPAAMGAKVALPDDQVICISGDASIQMNIQELGTLAQYGIKVKVIIINNGWQGMVRQWQESFYDERYSSSNMEVGMPDFVKLAEAFGIKGIKVIEPSDLQSAVAEILAYDGPVFADFRVKRNENCYPMVPPGASNAEMVGLQTPKRRLSPEILEPVAQLERALV; encoded by the coding sequence ATGAGTCTAGAGGAGGCTACTTTGCGAACAACGGGTGCATTTGCTCTCATCGATAGTGTGAGACGACAGGGTGTTAAGCATATTTTTGGCTACCCTGGTGGAGCAATCCTGCCAGTGTACGATGAAATTTATAAATCTGAGGCAAGAGGGGAAATTAAACATTACCTCGTGCGTCATGAGCAAGGAGCGGTCCATGCTGCTGATGGATATGCTCGTGCCACTGGAAATGTGGGTGTATGCGTTGCGACTTCAGGGCCTGGAGCAACCAATCTGGTGACGGGTATTGCTACAGCGCAAATGGACTCGATTCCAATGGTGGTGATCACAGGGCAAGTTCCTTCCTATGCGATCGGTACTGATGCATTTCAAGAAACGGATATCTGGGGCATTACTCTTCCAATTGTTAAGCATTCCTATGTGATTCGTAGAGCTGAAGATATTGCGCGGATCGTTACTGAGGCTTTTCACATTGCAGGGACTGGTCGCCCCGGCCCCGTATTAATCGATATTCCTAAGGACATTGCGCAGCAATCATTTGAATATAATCCTGATGTGAAGATTAATTTGCCTGGTTATCAGACCAAGGTCAAAGGATATTTACATCAAATTGCAGCAGCGATCGCGTTGATTCGTGAAGCCAAAAGACCATTACTTTACGCAGGCGGCGGTACGGTACTTGCCGATGCCCATGTTGAGCTTGCTGAATTAGCCAAACGCTTTCAGTTGCCTGTGACCACTACCCTGATGGGTAAAGGTGCTTATGATGAAAATAATTACCTTTCCGTTGGCATGTTGGGAATGCATGGTACTGCCTACGCTAACTTTGCCGTACAGGGTTGCGATCTATTAATTGCTGTTGGGGCAAGATTTGACGATCGCGTTACAGGTCGCCTAGATACATTTGCGCCTGAAGCCAAAGTTATTCACATAGACATCGATCCTGCTGAAGTTGGTAAAAACCGCAAACCTGACGTGCCCATCGTTGGCGATGTAAAGGAAGTATTGCAGGCAATTCTTGAAGCCACAAGCTATGAAGAAAATATTCAAACCAAGGATTGGTTTGTTCAGCTTGATGAGTGGAAAGAAGACTATCCACTTGAAGTCCCTGCCTATGACAATGTGCTATCTCCGCAACAAGTCATCTATGAATTCGGCAAGCAAGCGCCCAATGCTTATTTCACTACTGATGTTGGTCAGCACCAAATGTGGGCAGCGCAGTTAATTAAAACTGGTCCTCGCAAGTGGATTTCGAGTGCTGGACTTGGCACGATGGGCTATGGAATGCCTGCGGCAATGGGTGCAAAAGTAGCTCTTCCCGATGATCAAGTGATCTGTATTAGCGGCGATGCTAGTATTCAGATGAATATTCAGGAGCTTGGCACATTGGCGCAGTATGGCATCAAGGTCAAAGTGATCATTATTAATAATGGTTGGCAAGGCATGGTGCGTCAGTGGCAAGAAAGTTTCTATGATGAGCGATACTCCTCTTCTAATATGGAAGTGGGTATGCCTGATTTTGTGAAGCTTGCTGAAGCCTTTGGCATTAAGGGCATAAAGGTTATTGAGCCAAGTGATTTGCAATCTGCTGTTGCGGAAATTCTTGCCTATGATGGGCCAGTGTTTGCTGATTTCCGTGTGAAGCGCAATGAGAACTGTTATCCGATGGTTCCACCAGGAGCAAGCAATGCGGAAATGGTTGGGCTGCAAACTCCTAAGCGGAGGCTAAGCCCTGAGATATTAGAGCCTGTGGCTCAGTTGGAACGAGCTTTAGTTTAG
- the psbE gene encoding cytochrome b559 subunit alpha — MAGTTGERPFSDIITSVRYWLIHSLTIPALFLAGWLFVSTGLAYDVFGTPRPNEYYAQDRQTAPLVTDRYNPAKDIQMGK; from the coding sequence ATGGCAGGTACTACTGGAGAACGCCCATTTTCCGACATTATTACTAGCGTTCGTTATTGGCTAATCCATAGCCTTACCATTCCTGCGTTGTTTTTGGCAGGTTGGCTATTTGTAAGCACAGGCTTAGCTTATGACGTATTTGGCACACCACGACCCAACGAGTACTACGCTCAAGATCGTCAGACCGCACCTCTTGTAACCGATCGCTACAATCCCGCCAAAGATATTCAAATGGGTAAATAG